Proteins found in one Falsirhodobacter algicola genomic segment:
- a CDS encoding amino acid ABC transporter substrate-binding protein: MTKIAILGTLTAMGLAAGAASAATLDDVKARGELICGVNPGLTGFAAPDASGNWSGFDISLCRAIAGAVFGDGNKVRFVPTTSETRFTALASGEVDVLVRNSTWTFSRDADLGLDFAGVNYYDGQGFMVHQDLGVTSAKELDGATICIQTGTTTELNLADYFAVNGMSYTPVAVQSNAEGEQQYLAGACDAYTTDASGLAATRAAFATPADHIILPEIISKEPLGPATRQGDSQWNDIVRWTLNALVAAEEYGVTSANIEELSASSQNPEVRRLLGTEGTLGEMLGLDADWAANAISVGGNYGEIFAATIGEQTPIGLARGLNAQWTQGGLLYAPPFR, translated from the coding sequence ATGACGAAGATTGCAATTCTGGGAACGCTGACGGCCATGGGGCTTGCGGCGGGCGCGGCTTCGGCTGCAACGCTGGACGATGTGAAGGCGCGGGGCGAACTCATCTGCGGTGTGAACCCGGGTCTGACCGGCTTTGCCGCGCCGGATGCCAGCGGGAACTGGTCGGGCTTCGATATCTCGCTGTGCCGGGCCATTGCGGGCGCGGTCTTCGGCGATGGCAACAAGGTGCGCTTCGTGCCCACCACCTCCGAGACGCGCTTCACCGCGCTCGCGTCGGGCGAAGTGGACGTGCTGGTGCGCAACAGCACGTGGACCTTCTCGCGGGATGCCGATCTCGGCCTCGATTTCGCGGGCGTGAACTACTATGACGGCCAAGGCTTCATGGTTCATCAGGATCTGGGCGTCACCTCGGCCAAGGAACTCGACGGTGCGACGATCTGCATCCAGACCGGCACCACGACCGAGCTGAACCTTGCCGATTACTTCGCCGTCAACGGCATGAGCTATACCCCCGTCGCCGTGCAGTCGAACGCCGAGGGCGAGCAGCAGTACCTTGCCGGTGCCTGCGATGCCTATACCACGGATGCTTCGGGCCTTGCCGCGACGCGCGCCGCCTTCGCGACGCCCGCCGATCACATCATCCTGCCGGAGATCATCTCCAAAGAGCCGCTCGGGCCGGCCACGCGCCAAGGCGACAGCCAGTGGAACGACATCGTCCGTTGGACGCTGAACGCTCTGGTCGCCGCCGAGGAATACGGCGTCACCTCTGCCAATATCGAAGAGCTGTCCGCCAGCTCGCAGAACCCGGAAGTGCGCCGTCTGCTGGGCACCGAGGGCACCCTTGGCGAGATGCTGGGCCTTGATGCCGATTGGGCGGCCAACGCGATCTCCGTCGGTGGCAACTACGGCGAGATCTTCGCTGCCACCATCGGTGAGCAGACGCCGATCGGCCTTGCCCGCGGGCTGAACGCCCAATGGACGCAAGGCGGGCTGCTCTACGCGCCGCCCTTCCGCTGA
- a CDS encoding ATP12 family chaperone protein — MSWAPKRFWTKASAVAEEGGHAVHLDGRPVRTPAKAPLRLPTRALAERIAAEWDAQEGEVRPHTMPATRMANSAIDKVGPQRALVIEELARYGGSDLLCYRAEEPDELVARQRAWDPLLDWAAADLGSPLAVTAGVIPVAQPEPSLVRLRDHVAARSDFEIAALHDLVAISGSLVLALAVAARRLDGTTAFDLSRLDETFQAEKWGIDPESAAMEAQKKTGFLEAEAFFLLCR; from the coding sequence ATGAGCTGGGCGCCGAAGCGGTTCTGGACCAAGGCCTCCGCCGTGGCCGAAGAGGGGGGCCATGCCGTCCATCTGGACGGACGCCCCGTGCGCACCCCGGCCAAGGCGCCGCTGCGCCTGCCGACGCGGGCGCTGGCCGAACGCATCGCCGCCGAATGGGACGCGCAGGAGGGCGAAGTGCGCCCCCACACCATGCCCGCGACCCGCATGGCCAATTCCGCGATCGACAAGGTGGGGCCGCAGCGCGCCCTCGTGATCGAGGAACTGGCCCGCTATGGCGGCAGCGATCTTCTGTGCTACCGCGCGGAGGAGCCGGACGAGCTGGTGGCCCGGCAGCGCGCATGGGATCCACTTCTGGATTGGGCGGCGGCGGATCTCGGCAGCCCCCTTGCGGTGACGGCGGGCGTGATCCCCGTAGCGCAGCCCGAACCCTCCCTCGTACGGCTGCGCGATCATGTCGCGGCCCGTTCCGATTTCGAGATTGCGGCCCTTCACGATCTCGTCGCAATCTCGGGGTCATTGGTGCTGGCGCTTGCGGTCGCGGCGCGCCGGCTGGATGGCACGACGGCCTTCGATCTGTCGCGCCTCGATGAGACATTCCAAGCTGAAAAATGGGGCATCGACCCCGAATCCGCCGCCATGGAAGCCCAGAAAAAAACCGGGTTTCTGGAAGCTGAGGCATTTTTCCTATTGTGTCGGTAA
- a CDS encoding RluA family pseudouridine synthase, producing MSVKMLTVSVDEGEQRLDKWFKRRFPHVTQGAVEKMCRTGQIRVDGGRVKASDRIEPGMVIRVPPLPDPNDDRRELPSRITKADAQMIQDAVIFRDEHIIVLNKPAGLPSQGGSGQGNRHVDGLAEALKFGYKDKPKLVHRLDKDTSGVLMLARTDRVARALSEALRHRNARKIYWALVAGVPQPKKGSIKYGLMKAGGRDEKMVCVHPAKMSEHPDAKRAHTDYFVLWFLGTRMSWMALEPVTGRTHQLRAHMAEMGHPILGDGKYGGSGQENMGDGWGGGIGGEMSRKLNLHARQLTIEHPILKTEMTFVAELPDHMDRAFRLLDMKPGDVPADPFEG from the coding sequence ATGAGCGTGAAGATGCTGACCGTGTCGGTCGATGAAGGTGAGCAGCGGCTGGACAAGTGGTTCAAGCGGCGCTTCCCCCATGTCACCCAAGGCGCGGTGGAAAAGATGTGCCGCACCGGCCAGATCCGGGTCGATGGGGGCCGGGTGAAGGCCTCCGACCGCATAGAGCCGGGGATGGTGATCCGCGTGCCGCCGCTGCCCGATCCGAACGACGATCGGCGCGAATTGCCGAGCCGCATCACCAAGGCCGATGCGCAGATGATTCAGGACGCGGTCATCTTCCGCGACGAACATATCATCGTGCTGAACAAGCCTGCGGGCCTTCCGAGCCAAGGCGGCTCGGGGCAGGGCAACCGCCATGTCGACGGCCTCGCCGAGGCGCTGAAGTTCGGCTACAAGGACAAGCCGAAGCTGGTGCACCGGCTGGACAAGGATACTTCGGGCGTCCTGATGCTGGCGCGCACCGACCGCGTGGCCCGTGCGCTGTCCGAGGCGCTGCGCCACCGCAACGCGCGCAAGATCTACTGGGCGCTGGTCGCGGGCGTTCCGCAGCCCAAGAAAGGCTCCATCAAATACGGGCTGATGAAGGCCGGGGGCCGGGATGAGAAGATGGTCTGCGTGCATCCGGCCAAGATGTCCGAGCATCCCGACGCCAAGCGCGCCCATACCGACTATTTCGTGCTTTGGTTCCTTGGCACGCGCATGTCGTGGATGGCGCTGGAGCCGGTGACGGGCCGCACCCACCAGTTGCGCGCCCATATGGCCGAGATGGGCCACCCGATCCTTGGCGACGGCAAATACGGTGGCAGCGGGCAGGAGAACATGGGCGACGGCTGGGGCGGCGGCATCGGCGGCGAGATGAGCCGAAAGCTGAACCTGCACGCCCGCCAGCTGACGATCGAGCATCCGATCCTGAAGACCGAGATGACCTTCGTCGCGGAGCTTCCGGACCATATGGACCGCGCCTTCCGCTTGCTGGACATGAAACCGGGCGACGTTCCGGCCGATCCGTTCGAGGGCTGA
- a CDS encoding amino acid ABC transporter permease encodes MADAVEKPKESFRLSMLIYDTRYRSMTIQLVVFALFVAIAAWLVDNTVRNLAALGKDFDFGFLSVRAGYDIAQRLVPYTQDSTHLRALIVGLMNTLLIAVMGCALATVVGIAVGVLRLSSNWLVARLMTVYVEMFRNVPILLWILLFYTVFTEASPAPSVFRGDEGRGLLFGLFAVTNRYTAIPAIGVDNGFGSLDLGLFPVNLSLLAVVVVLAISLFVRSRLNRHAAAIQAETGRRPVTWWKSLLIVVLPLVILLWVMGVHLLVPTISGFNFTGGVNVPNSFMALWLALSLYTGAFIAEIVRAGILAVSRGQSEAAFALGLRPGRTMSLVILPQALRVIIPPLISQFLNLTKNSSLAIAVGYLDLRGTLGGITLNQTGRELECVLLMMLIYLAISLVISAVMNVYNSRVRLKER; translated from the coding sequence ATGGCCGATGCCGTGGAGAAGCCGAAGGAATCCTTCCGGCTGAGCATGCTGATCTATGACACGCGATACCGGTCGATGACGATCCAGCTGGTCGTCTTCGCCCTGTTCGTGGCGATCGCCGCATGGCTGGTCGACAACACGGTGCGCAACCTTGCCGCACTGGGGAAGGATTTCGACTTCGGCTTCCTGTCCGTCCGCGCGGGCTATGACATCGCGCAGCGGCTGGTGCCCTATACGCAGGACAGCACGCATCTGCGCGCCCTGATCGTGGGCCTGATGAACACGCTGCTGATCGCGGTGATGGGCTGCGCCTTGGCCACGGTGGTCGGCATCGCGGTCGGCGTGCTGCGCCTGTCGTCCAACTGGCTCGTGGCGCGGCTGATGACCGTCTATGTGGAGATGTTCCGCAACGTCCCGATCCTGCTGTGGATCCTGCTCTTCTACACCGTATTCACCGAAGCCTCGCCCGCGCCGTCGGTCTTCCGCGGCGACGAGGGGCGCGGCCTGCTCTTCGGTCTGTTCGCCGTCACCAACCGTTACACCGCCATTCCCGCCATCGGGGTGGATAACGGCTTCGGCTCGCTCGATCTCGGGCTGTTCCCGGTCAACCTGTCGCTTCTGGCGGTGGTGGTGGTGCTGGCGATCTCGCTCTTCGTCCGCAGCCGGCTGAACCGACATGCGGCAGCCATTCAGGCCGAGACCGGGCGTCGCCCCGTCACATGGTGGAAATCGCTGCTGATCGTGGTGCTTCCCCTCGTGATTCTGCTGTGGGTGATGGGCGTGCATCTGCTGGTGCCGACGATCTCCGGCTTCAACTTCACCGGCGGCGTCAATGTCCCGAACTCGTTCATGGCGCTGTGGCTGGCCCTGTCGCTCTATACCGGTGCCTTCATCGCCGAGATCGTGCGCGCGGGCATCCTCGCCGTGTCGCGCGGCCAGAGCGAGGCGGCCTTCGCCCTCGGTCTGCGCCCCGGCCGCACCATGAGCCTCGTGATCCTGCCGCAGGCGCTGCGCGTCATCATTCCGCCGCTGATCTCGCAATTCCTGAACCTGACCAAGAACTCCTCGCTCGCCATCGCGGTCGGCTATCTCGACCTGCGCGGCACGCTGGGCGGCATCACCCTGAACCAGACGGGGAGGGAACTGGAATGCGTCCTTCTGATGATGCTGATCTATCTTGCGATCAGCCTCGTCATCTCGGCGGTGATGAACGTCTACAACTCCCGTGTCCGCCTGAAGGAGCGTTGA
- the rplQ gene encoding 50S ribosomal protein L17, with product MRHARGYRRLNRTHEHRKALFANMSGALIEHEQIKTTLPKAKELRPIVEKLITLAKRGDLHARRQARAALKEDKHLVRLFDILGPRYKDRQGGYIRILKAGFRYGDMAPMAIIEFVDRDTSAKGAADRARLEAIEAE from the coding sequence ATGCGTCACGCACGTGGCTACCGCCGCCTCAACCGGACCCATGAACACCGCAAGGCGCTGTTCGCCAACATGTCGGGTGCCCTGATCGAGCACGAGCAGATCAAGACCACCCTGCCGAAGGCGAAAGAACTGCGCCCGATCGTCGAAAAGCTGATCACGCTGGCCAAACGCGGCGACCTGCACGCCCGTCGTCAGGCCCGTGCGGCGCTGAAGGAAGACAAGCACCTCGTGCGCCTGTTCGACATCCTCGGCCCGCGCTACAAGGATCGTCAGGGCGGCTATATCCGCATCCTGAAGGCTGGTTTCCGTTACGGCGACATGGCTCCGATGGCGATCATCGAGTTCGTGGACCGCGACACCTCGGCCAAAGGCGCCGCGGACCGCGCCCGTCTGGAAGCGATCGAGGCTGAATAA
- a CDS encoding replication-associated recombination protein A: MPDLFDDLPDTPAQSGHRPLADLLRPRRLTDVVGQGRILSEDGPLGAMLAAGSLSSLILWGPPGVGKTTIARLLAAETDLAFVQISAIFTGVPDLRKVFEGARMRRANGQGTLLFVDEIHRFNKAQQDSFLPHMEDGTILLVGATTENPSFELNAALLSRAQVIVLERLTLADLERLAQRAEQELGRALPLDGPARESLLEMADGDGRALLNLIEQVGAWTLDCVLDRPALSARLMRRAAKYDKNGEEHYNLISALHKSVRGSDPDAALYWFARMLEGGEDPRYLARRITRMAVEDIALADPEAQRVCLDAWNTFERLGSPEGELALAGALVHLALAPKSNAVYAAYKAARASARQTGSEPPPLHIRNAPTRMMREMGYGADYAYDHDQEDAFSGQNYFPDGMKRPVFYTPPERGFERELKKRSEYFARLRIKRQGDG, translated from the coding sequence ATGCCGGATCTTTTCGACGACCTTCCCGACACGCCCGCCCAATCCGGCCATCGCCCGTTGGCCGATCTTCTGCGCCCGCGGCGCCTGACGGATGTGGTGGGGCAGGGGCGGATCCTGTCGGAGGATGGCCCGCTGGGCGCGATGCTGGCGGCGGGCAGTCTGTCGTCCCTCATCCTCTGGGGGCCGCCGGGCGTCGGCAAGACGACCATCGCCCGCCTTCTGGCCGCCGAAACGGACCTTGCCTTCGTGCAGATCAGCGCGATTTTCACCGGCGTTCCCGACCTGCGCAAGGTGTTCGAAGGGGCGCGGATGCGCCGCGCCAACGGGCAGGGCACGCTTTTGTTCGTCGATGAGATCCACCGCTTCAACAAGGCCCAGCAGGACAGCTTCCTGCCGCATATGGAGGACGGCACGATCCTTCTGGTCGGTGCCACGACCGAGAACCCATCCTTCGAGTTGAACGCCGCGCTTTTGTCGCGGGCGCAGGTCATCGTGCTGGAACGCCTGACGCTGGCCGATCTGGAGCGTCTGGCCCAGCGGGCGGAGCAGGAACTGGGCCGTGCCTTGCCGCTCGACGGCCCGGCCCGCGAGTCGCTGCTGGAGATGGCCGATGGCGATGGCCGGGCCCTTTTGAACCTGATCGAGCAGGTGGGCGCGTGGACCCTCGACTGTGTTCTGGACCGGCCCGCCCTGTCGGCGCGTCTGATGCGGCGGGCGGCCAAATACGACAAGAACGGCGAAGAGCATTACAACCTCATCTCCGCGCTGCACAAATCGGTTCGCGGATCGGACCCCGATGCCGCGCTCTATTGGTTCGCGCGGATGCTGGAGGGGGGCGAGGACCCGCGCTATCTTGCGCGCCGCATCACCCGCATGGCGGTAGAGGATATCGCGCTGGCCGATCCCGAGGCGCAGCGCGTCTGCCTCGATGCGTGGAACACCTTCGAACGGCTCGGCAGCCCGGAGGGGGAGCTGGCGCTGGCGGGGGCGCTGGTGCATCTCGCGCTCGCCCCGAAATCGAACGCGGTCTATGCCGCCTACAAGGCCGCCCGCGCCTCGGCCCGCCAGACGGGAAGCGAGCCGCCGCCTTTGCATATCCGCAACGCCCCCACCCGCATGATGCGCGAGATGGGCTATGGCGCCGATTACGCCTATGATCACGATCAGGAGGACGCCTTCTCCGGTCAAAACTATTTCCCCGACGGGATGAAGCGTCCGGTCTTCTACACCCCGCCCGAACGCGGGTTCGAGCGGGAGTTGAAGAAGCGCAGCGAGTATTTCGCCCGCCTGCGGATCAAACGGCAGGGCGACGGTTGA
- the crcB gene encoding fluoride efflux transporter CrcB, giving the protein MLQTLPYVAAGGAIGASLRYLVNVAATRMAPGFPWGTLTVNLLGSALMGALAVLLALKGGQRFSPFLLTGVLGGFTTFSAFSLDALTLWERGAALQAAAYVAASVILSLLAVLAGAALARGVLA; this is encoded by the coding sequence ATGCTCCAGACACTTCCATATGTCGCGGCGGGCGGGGCCATCGGTGCCTCGCTGCGCTATCTCGTGAATGTTGCGGCCACGCGCATGGCCCCCGGTTTCCCTTGGGGCACGCTGACGGTGAACCTTCTCGGTTCGGCCCTGATGGGGGCGCTGGCGGTGCTTCTTGCGCTGAAGGGGGGGCAGCGGTTCTCGCCTTTCCTGCTGACGGGGGTGCTGGGCGGGTTCACGACCTTCTCCGCCTTCTCACTGGACGCGCTGACCCTGTGGGAACGGGGCGCGGCGCTTCAGGCGGCGGCCTATGTCGCCGCATCCGTGATCCTGTCGCTGCTGGCGGTGCTCGCCGGTGCGGCCCTTGCCCGAGGAGTGCTCGCATGA
- a CDS encoding amino acid ABC transporter permease, with product MSDTHAQTVPFVRDTMLSEAPPPAGQAGAVRWLRENLFAGWLNTVLTVLGLVAVFFLLRGLLPWFLHGVWNAQTLGECRQIIAERWGPDATGACWAVIRDRWTQFLFGFYPSELYWRPVLALVLLFVALAPVLFPAVPRRLTLFSLLYPFVGFWLLWGGSIWQPVMVLLGFVLGYGAWRLLRDRAPLLAPFAGVVVALLWWLVLCGPLRDLFASILPIGLESVRSDRFGGFVLSLTIGVAAITLSLPMGIALALARRSDMFLIKTLSVCFIEFIRGVPLITLLFTASLLLNYFLPPGTNFDIILRVIIMVTLFAAAYIAEVVRGGLAALPRGQYEAADALGLNYMQAQRLIVLPQALKISIPGIVSTFIGLFKDTTLVIFVGLLDPLKGITDAVRASTDWKGIYWEPYIFVGTIFFLFCFGMSRYSMHLERRLKREHR from the coding sequence ATGAGCGATACGCATGCCCAGACCGTTCCCTTCGTCCGCGACACCATGCTGTCCGAAGCGCCGCCCCCTGCGGGGCAGGCCGGGGCGGTGCGCTGGCTGCGCGAGAATCTGTTCGCCGGCTGGCTGAACACGGTGCTGACCGTGTTGGGCCTCGTGGCGGTGTTCTTTCTGCTGCGCGGGCTGCTGCCGTGGTTCCTGCATGGCGTCTGGAACGCTCAGACGCTGGGCGAATGCCGCCAGATCATCGCCGAACGCTGGGGCCCGGATGCGACCGGCGCCTGCTGGGCCGTGATCCGCGACCGCTGGACGCAATTCCTCTTCGGGTTCTACCCGTCCGAACTCTATTGGCGGCCGGTGCTGGCGCTGGTGCTGCTGTTCGTCGCACTGGCCCCGGTTCTGTTCCCGGCGGTGCCGCGCCGCTTGACGCTCTTTTCGCTGCTGTATCCGTTCGTCGGGTTCTGGCTGCTCTGGGGCGGGTCGATCTGGCAGCCGGTGATGGTGCTTCTCGGCTTCGTGCTCGGCTATGGCGCATGGCGTCTGCTGCGCGACCGCGCGCCGCTTCTGGCGCCCTTTGCCGGGGTGGTCGTCGCCCTGCTGTGGTGGCTGGTGCTGTGCGGGCCGCTGCGCGATCTCTTCGCCTCGATCCTGCCGATCGGGCTGGAGAGCGTGCGTTCCGACCGGTTCGGCGGGTTCGTCCTGTCGCTGACGATCGGGGTTGCGGCCATCACGCTGTCGCTGCCGATGGGCATCGCGCTGGCGCTGGCGCGGCGGTCGGATATGTTCCTGATCAAGACGCTGTCGGTCTGCTTCATCGAGTTCATTCGCGGCGTGCCGCTGATCACGCTGCTGTTCACGGCGTCGCTCCTGCTGAACTACTTCCTGCCGCCGGGCACGAATTTCGACATCATCCTGCGGGTCATCATCATGGTGACGCTGTTCGCGGCCGCCTATATCGCCGAAGTGGTGCGCGGCGGCCTCGCGGCGCTGCCGCGCGGTCAGTACGAGGCGGCTGACGCGCTTGGCCTGAACTACATGCAGGCGCAGCGACTGATCGTGCTGCCGCAGGCGCTGAAGATCTCCATCCCCGGCATCGTCTCCACCTTCATCGGTCTGTTCAAGGATACGACGCTGGTGATCTTCGTCGGCCTTCTCGATCCGCTGAAGGGCATCACCGACGCGGTCCGCGCCTCCACCGACTGGAAGGGCATCTACTGGGAGCCGTATATCTTCGTCGGGACCATCTTCTTCCTCTTCTGCTTCGGCATGTCGCGCTACTCCATGCATCTGGAGCGCCGCCTGAAACGCGAACACCGCTAA